Genomic DNA from Desulfovibrio desulfuricans:
CGCCGTCCTATGGCCTGCATCTGTGGGAAGCATCCATGGAAGTGGGCGTTAATTTTCGCGATCTGCCCCTGCGCGTGGGCGTTTTCGGCGCCGAGCCGTGGTCTGAAGCCATGCGCCGCGACATTGAAGACAAAATGGACATCAGCGCCATGAACATTTACGGCCTGTCCGAAATCATGGGCCCCGGCGTTGCCATGGAATGCGAAGAAGCCAAGTGCGGCATGCATTTGTGGGAAGACCACATCCTGCCCGAAATCATTGACCCCGTTACGGGCGACCAGCTCCCCCCCGGCGAAGTGGGCGAACTGGTGCTGACCACGCTGACCAAGGAAGGCATCCCCATGTTGCGCTACCGCACGCGCGACCTCACCAGCCTTGATTACACCCCCTGCCGGTGCGGCCGCACCCACGTGCGTATTTCGCGCCTCCAGGGCCGCAGCGACGACATGCTCATCATCCGCGGCGTCAACGTGTTCCCGCAGCAGATTGAGGGCATCCTGATGGAAAGCGAAGGGCTTTCCCCCAACTATCAGATCATCGTGGACCGCGTGCACAACCTTGATACGCTTGAAGTGCGCGTTGAAATGAACGAGAATCTCTTTGCCGATGAAATCCGCAAGCTGCAAATGCTGGAAGGCCGCCTGCAAAAGACCATCAAGGAATACCTGGGCGTCTCCGCCAAGGTACGCCTGATGGAACCCCGCTCCATTGAGCGCTCCGAGGGCAAGGCCAAG
This window encodes:
- a CDS encoding phenylacetate--CoA ligase family protein, with the translated sequence MLFNIKQETLPREEMEALQLRRLRDLCNRVYANVPFYRKRFDEVGITPADIKSLADLKLLPFTEKQDLRNHYPYGLFAVPKDHIVRLHASSGTTGKSVVVGYTQRDLETWAELMARSLAAAGVVRSDVVHVAYGYGLFTGGLGAHYGAERLGATVVPASGGATRRQAGLLRDFGATVLCATPSYGLHLWEASMEVGVNFRDLPLRVGVFGAEPWSEAMRRDIEDKMDISAMNIYGLSEIMGPGVAMECEEAKCGMHLWEDHILPEIIDPVTGDQLPPGEVGELVLTTLTKEGIPMLRYRTRDLTSLDYTPCRCGRTHVRISRLQGRSDDMLIIRGVNVFPQQIEGILMESEGLSPNYQIIVDRVHNLDTLEVRVEMNENLFADEIRKLQMLEGRLQKTIKEYLGVSAKVRLMEPRSIERSEGKAKRIVDNRKD